Proteins from a genomic interval of Anatilimnocola floriformis:
- the dapF gene encoding diaminopimelate epimerase yields MKFTKMHGIGNDYVYVNCFDVPVPKDPASLAVRIADRHFGVGGDGLILICPSDQGADARMRMFNADGSESEMCGNGLRCVAKYVYDHGIKRDPRLRLQTGNGILTVDLEVKNGKAERVRVNMGKPILEAEKIPTKLVGTPPTNVKLEVEGKTFEVTAVSMGNPHCIVFVPEATDALVLGLGKYFENSPMFPKRVNVEFVEVLSRTEVRQRTWERGSGETLACGTGASAVCVAGVLTGRTERKIVNHLLGGDLELEWSEADGCVYKTGAAVEVFSGDWPE; encoded by the coding sequence ATGAAATTCACCAAAATGCACGGCATCGGCAACGACTATGTTTACGTCAATTGTTTCGACGTGCCGGTGCCCAAGGATCCGGCTTCGCTGGCGGTGCGGATTGCCGACCGGCACTTTGGCGTCGGCGGCGACGGGCTGATTTTGATCTGCCCGAGCGATCAAGGCGCCGATGCCCGCATGCGGATGTTCAATGCCGACGGCAGCGAATCGGAGATGTGCGGCAACGGCCTGCGTTGCGTGGCGAAGTACGTTTACGACCACGGCATCAAGCGCGATCCGCGGCTGCGCTTGCAAACCGGCAACGGCATTCTCACCGTCGATCTGGAAGTGAAGAATGGGAAGGCTGAGCGCGTGCGCGTGAATATGGGCAAGCCGATTTTGGAAGCGGAAAAAATTCCGACCAAGCTCGTCGGCACGCCGCCGACCAATGTGAAACTCGAAGTCGAAGGCAAGACATTCGAGGTCACTGCGGTCTCGATGGGCAACCCGCACTGCATCGTCTTCGTCCCCGAAGCCACCGATGCTCTCGTTCTCGGCTTGGGCAAGTATTTCGAAAACTCGCCGATGTTTCCCAAGCGGGTGAATGTCGAGTTCGTCGAAGTCCTCAGCCGAACCGAAGTTCGCCAGCGCACCTGGGAGCGCGGCAGCGGCGAAACATTGGCTTGCGGCACCGGCGCGAGCGCCGTTTGTGTCGCGGGCGTGCTGACCGGTCGCACGGAGCGGAAGATCGTCAACCATCTACTTGGCGGCGATCTCGAACTCGAATGGAGTGAAGCCGACGGCTGTGTCTACAAGACCGGCGCTGCGGTGGAAGTCTTCTCGGGCGATTGGCCGGAGTAA
- the pepT gene encoding peptidase T, producing the protein MINPERLLARFLSYVQLDTTAGEPGGVYPSSPGQLLLGKILADELRAMGAADVEFTDKGLVYATVPSTLDAAATKSAPVVTFNAHVDTSPETTGKDVKPQVIRNYVGGDIVLPKDTSRVIRVAQNPELAGLKGKTLVTTDGTTLLGADDKSGIAVIMEMAQHLIEQPELKHGPVRILFTCDEEIGHGIDHVDLKKLGATVCYTLDGAGAGEVDVETFSADLATVKITGINIHPSIAKDRMVNSLRALGTFLDRLPRAGHSPETTDGRSGFLHPYDLHGGVAESTVRVLLRDFDTAGLGVKAELLKKLGKEVEAEHPGCKVDVQIKKQYRNLGDGLAKEPRAAAYAVEAHRRLGREAKLTIIRGGTDGSQLTERGLPTPNLSTGEHNPHSPLEWTCLEEMVAATEVCTELVQVWAKG; encoded by the coding sequence ATGATCAACCCCGAACGCCTCCTCGCCCGTTTTCTCAGCTACGTGCAACTCGACACTACCGCCGGCGAACCTGGCGGCGTGTATCCGAGCTCGCCAGGCCAACTGCTGCTCGGCAAAATCCTCGCCGATGAACTTCGCGCCATGGGCGCTGCCGATGTCGAGTTCACTGACAAAGGCTTGGTTTATGCCACCGTGCCGAGCACGCTCGATGCTGCCGCGACGAAGAGTGCGCCGGTGGTGACTTTCAATGCCCACGTCGATACTTCGCCCGAGACAACCGGCAAGGACGTGAAGCCGCAGGTCATTCGTAACTACGTCGGCGGCGACATCGTGCTGCCGAAAGATACGAGCCGCGTGATTCGCGTGGCACAGAATCCCGAGCTCGCTGGTCTCAAGGGAAAAACGCTCGTCACGACCGACGGCACGACGTTGCTCGGTGCTGATGACAAGTCCGGCATCGCCGTGATCATGGAAATGGCGCAGCATCTGATCGAACAACCGGAGCTAAAGCATGGCCCGGTCCGGATTCTCTTCACTTGCGATGAAGAAATCGGCCATGGCATCGATCATGTCGATTTGAAAAAACTCGGCGCCACGGTTTGTTACACGCTCGACGGCGCCGGGGCTGGCGAAGTCGACGTCGAAACGTTTTCCGCCGATCTCGCCACGGTGAAGATCACCGGCATCAACATTCATCCGTCGATTGCCAAGGACCGCATGGTGAACTCACTGCGGGCCCTCGGCACTTTTCTCGATCGCTTGCCGCGGGCCGGGCATTCGCCGGAAACGACCGACGGCCGCAGCGGCTTTTTGCATCCCTACGATCTGCACGGCGGAGTCGCTGAATCTACAGTGCGCGTGCTGCTGCGCGACTTCGATACGGCGGGCCTCGGCGTGAAGGCCGAGTTGCTGAAGAAGCTCGGCAAAGAGGTCGAGGCAGAACATCCGGGCTGCAAAGTGGATGTTCAAATCAAGAAGCAATATCGCAATCTCGGCGATGGCCTGGCGAAAGAACCGCGGGCCGCTGCGTACGCAGTGGAAGCTCATCGCCGCCTGGGCCGCGAAGCCAAACTGACGATCATCCGCGGCGGCACCGACGGCTCGCAGTTGACCGAGCGCGGCCTGCCGACGCCGAATCTTTCGACCGGCGAACACAATCCGCACTCGCCGCTCGAATGGACCTGCCTGGAAGAGATGGTCGCTGCCACGGAAGTTTGCACCGAACTCGTGCAAGTTTGGGCGAAGGGCTAA